Part of the Desulfuribacillus stibiiarsenatis genome is shown below.
CTTTAAGAGTTATAATCGACCGGAATCTGAATCCTCCTAGAATATCCATTCCCAATCCGCTATTCTTATTTTCCTTTAGGCTGTCTGGAGAAATAGCTTCAATTCCATCAATATGATCCACGGAAACATATCCATATGCACCGTCATTTTCTCCGTAAGGTTTACGAACCTTTATCGGAACTAGAATACATTTTGGATGAATCGGAATTGGCAATAGATGCCGTTTGGCAAAACATGAACTATGTTGCCGCATTAACAAGTCTACATTATAACTTGACTGGGCTTTTAATTGCTGTATCACGTTTTTATTTTTTTTGTCAATCGTTACATGCTGTCCGTCCGTCAACAGGATATGCGTTATGTTCCCACCATCCTGACTATACTCCGGAATTATAGAAGTTATGTTCTCTATCATTTGCGCCCAATGATTACTTTTCATATGATTTCCTCCCAAATATTATTATTTCGTGAAATGCGTTCCAGTAGATTACCATCATTATAAACCAAACATACGTTCTATTTCAAGGTAAAAAAATATCTCTTTCAACTATTCCTCTATGCAAAATATGCTATAATATCGATATGGTGGTGATTACTTAACATGAAATCTATGAAACTATTAAAAATATTAGTATGCGTAATGCTTTTATTTATACATGTCTTAATCCCTTACACGAATGTGATTGCGAAAGATAGGATTAGTGGCTCCATACAAGACGTAGACCTTTTTTCAGGAAGTGCATTATATAACTATGATCATTACTTCGATACCATCTATGGTAATGAAGGTGCCTTAGATTTGTACGATAATCCTGTGGACTTCGAAGAGATTATACTAGACGATGATGGAAATGAAATAGAACTAGATGCCTTTGCACAGCCGAAATCGAAAGTTTCCCTCTTATCTTACGATAGAATTTCTCCCTTTGAGCAAGTGACTCAGAGAATTGCGATTATCGACACTGGGATTGCATGGGACCATCCAGCATTATCTAGTATTGATGCCATCTATTGGCGCAACATGATCGATAATAACAATGACGTACGGGATAGTCATGGTCACGGGACACAAATTGCTGGATTACTAGCATCGGACGGTACAGGCGGAGCTCCACGCGGGATGCTTCCGAATGCGAAGTATATTATTCTAAAAGGACTGAATGATGCTGGTGAAGCAGAAGACTTTACTCTAGCACAAAGCATAAGACAAGCTGTCGATATGGGAGCTAAGGTAATTGCACTATCCTTAGGCATCTCTGTTCACTCAACGGTTTTACAGGACGCAGTGGATTACGCGTACCAGAGAAATGTGCTAATCGTAGCTGCAGCTGGAAACCACGCGAAGCATGTGCAATACCCAGCAGCCTACCCTTCCGTATTATCGGTCGGCTCTGTGAATAGTCAGGGAATTCGTTCTGTTTTTACACCAAGTGGTTATGAACTGGATGTATTAGCTCAAGGTGAGAACGTTACAGTACTACAGCAACCTAGAGGAACCAAGATAGCCCATGGTACGTCGATGGCAGTTCCATTGGTAGCCGCTTTTGCTTTACGGCTGTATGAAACGAATCCTACTGCAACGGCTGACGAAATCATGACTCACATTATATTATCTAGCAAAAACTCCAACAACTGGTCAGAAAACATGGGCTGGGGAGAAATTGACTTCTTCAACACGTTCACGAACTCATTGGCGATGCTCGTAGGGAACCAAACGAATACCGAACCAGCAAGAGCATTGAAAGTTCCGAGAAATGGTATTATATCAGCCCGTATTAACAGCGAGAACCAATTCCGATGGTATCGTGTGCACGCTGGTTATGAAGGAAACCTTACCATCACCTATCGCAATAAAGTTAATCGTTATGTGAAGCTCGATGTTTTTGATGATAGTTTGCGTTTGCAAAGCTCGCGAATGTTGACATCGAACATGCAGTCAACATCCTTCCGTGTCACACCGAACAGCACGTTAGTCCGAATCAGTACAGATGCCAATAACGCGCCACTTAATGCAAGTTTTATCTTCAGTTATCAGATTAGTGCAGATATATGGGAGGCTAACAACAGTCAATCGCAAGCGAAAGTTCTACCAATTCGCGCTA
Proteins encoded:
- a CDS encoding S8 family serine peptidase — encoded protein: MKLLKILVCVMLLFIHVLIPYTNVIAKDRISGSIQDVDLFSGSALYNYDHYFDTIYGNEGALDLYDNPVDFEEIILDDDGNEIELDAFAQPKSKVSLLSYDRISPFEQVTQRIAIIDTGIAWDHPALSSIDAIYWRNMIDNNNDVRDSHGHGTQIAGLLASDGTGGAPRGMLPNAKYIILKGLNDAGEAEDFTLAQSIRQAVDMGAKVIALSLGISVHSTVLQDAVDYAYQRNVLIVAAAGNHAKHVQYPAAYPSVLSVGSVNSQGIRSVFTPSGYELDVLAQGENVTVLQQPRGTKIAHGTSMAVPLVAAFALRLYETNPTATADEIMTHIILSSKNSNNWSENMGWGEIDFFNTFTNSLAMLVGNQTNTEPARALKVPRNGIISARINSENQFRWYRVHAGYEGNLTITYRNKVNRYVKLDVFDDSLRLQSSRMLTSNMQSTSFRVTPNSTLVRISTDANNAPLNASFIFSYQISADIWEANNSQSQAKVLPIRANIESTFHVINDHDWFSVDVPATGNIRIAVENVPEHMDPTLVVTYRGQNITVDYNAAGGEEVYFAAAERGTISFSVRDYNRNFINYPYRIDISFNPSSIQRYADTTSHWARADIDKLQREYILKGYPNNRFYPDRYITRAEFASMLVSTMKLATPNSNIRTYKDVSTNYWAHTSIATAKHFGLIKGYPDNTFRPDMPITRAEISSMTYNAYKARMVTSSTNRFKDVTSSHWANIPISSLARNTILQGYGDGTFKPNHFTTRAEASAMISRIINLY